GAGGGTTTTCTCCTTCCAGTTCATGGGTATCCGGAGGATCTGGGGATTTGGGATCTGGAGTGTGGCGAAGATTTCCTCAACGCTTCCAACCACACCATCGATGAGACCGTACTGTAGAGCTTCTTTTTCGGTGACGGAAAGGCTTTCCCGGACCATTTTTTCGGCAACTTCGGGATTGCGCCTGCGGGTTTCGGCTAAAGAACGCATGAACGAAGCAGCATCGTTGACGATTTTTTCACTCACCGTTTGTCCTTCCACGGTGACCGGATGGGCGGCACCGACGGTGGTATTGGGACTCATAAAGGCGTGGTGGGAAGCAATGAGCAGGAAGCTCCCTGCTGAAGCGGCCCTGGCTCCTTGGGGTGAAACGTAAATCACCACAGGTATCGAAGACTGTAGGAAGCTCTTCACAATGTTTCGCATTGATTCTTCCAGGCCTCCAGGGGTATCGAGGACAAAAACCACTAGTTGGGCGTTTTCCTGGATGCTTCGCCCAAGTACTCTCTGGATGAACGCCTCGATAACCGGAGTGATGACTCCCTTGATTTCCCCGATGACCACGGTATGTTGAGGCTGAGAACCGATCCCCGGATAAGGATTGAGGAGAAGAAGCATGATGAGAATACCCATAATACCGAACTTCTTCATCGGAATTCCCCTCCTTTATTGTAGCACAGATAAGGATTTCGTGTATAATACTTTCGAGACAAATGGAAAGAAGGGTGTTCATTTTGAAAATTCTCCTCATTGCTCCCAATGCTGGGAGCGTGCAAAAGAAGAAGGCACGATATGTCCCTTTTCCTCAGGCCAGCCTCCCCCTCATTGCGGCGTTGACCCCACGGGAACATGAAGTGAAAATTATCGATGAACGGTTAGAAGAAATTGACTTTGAAGAATCCTGTGATTTGGTTGGGATTACGGCTATGACGGCCACAGCTTTTCGGGCGTACCAGATTGCCGATGAATTTCGGAAACGGGGAGTCAGGGTGGTTTTGGGAGGAATTCACCCCACTGCGCTTCCGGAAGAAGCCATTGCGCATGCTGATAGTGTGGTGATCGGAGAAGCAGAGGGATTGTGGGAAAAACTCCTAAGCGATGTGCAACATGGGTGTGGGGAACGATTTTACCGGCATGATGATTTTCCCTGTTTGCAGGG
The genomic region above belongs to Atribacterota bacterium and contains:
- a CDS encoding nodulation protein NfeD; its protein translation is MKKFGIMGILIMLLLLNPYPGIGSQPQHTVVIGEIKGVITPVIEAFIQRVLGRSIQENAQLVVFVLDTPGGLEESMRNIVKSFLQSSIPVVIYVSPQGARAASAGSFLLIASHHAFMSPNTTVGAAHPVTVEGQTVSEKIVNDAASFMRSLAETRRRNPEVAEKMVRESLSVTEKEALQYGLIDGVVGSVEEIFATLQIPNPQILRIPMNWKEKTLQYIVNPNLAYLFLTLGALGIIFELANPGAIIPGVFGGILVLLSFYAFSILPVNFVGILFIVLGFLFLILDLILIPGIGILSVGGIVSLLLGSLTLFNPEKGITVSGSLVATVIACIAGFFFILLMGVVRALRQKAKVGGETLIGKIGTAKGDLLPEGFIVVEGELWWAKSEEPVQQGEKVKILRKEGQTLVVKREG